The genomic segment TTGGCGGCAGGAACGATCCTGGGATTCAGCATCGCGGGACGATTTCTCGTCGGCCTCTCGACGCCGGCAGCGGCGGTCTTCGAGGCCACCGTCGGCGGCATGTTGCTGCACGTTCTGTTCGGCCACGAGCACCGCCACGAACCCGGCGAGGCGGGCTCCGATACGGCCGCCTCAGCCCGGCGTGCACGCTGGATCTCGGCGGCCAGTGCGCTGGTCGGGGTCGCCCTGCTGGTCGGGCTGACGGCGCTGCATCCCCTCGCCCGCCGTCTGCCGGAGGCGTTGGGAGCGGGAGAGACCTTCCTGCGGATGAGTCTGGTGCTGGCTCCATGGTGGCTGGTAGCGGCGTTCTTGGCTGCGCTGCTGTCCGCCCTCGGAGTCGGGCGCCCGAAGCTCGAGCCCCTGTTGACCTGGGTGATCGCTCTGCCCCTGCTCGGTCCGCTGCTCAGTGCCCTGGCCGGCATCGTTGCCGGACTCGCCGGGGCGCCCATCGGCGCCGAGTCCGAGGGGCCTTCGCGGGGGCAGTTCGGAAGTACCCTGCGCGGCCTGGTGCAGCGGGACTTTCCCTGGCTGCTGACCGGAATCGGGCTGGTCGCCTGGACCGAGCCGATGCTCCGCCTCGACCTACCGTGGTTCGCCCAGGTGCCGCTGGCGCTGGCTCTCGGCCTGCTGGGCTCGCGGTCCCTGATGTTGGCGCTGCCTCTGGCTCACCTGCTCCTGTTGAAGGGATGGTTACCCCCGTGGGCACTGCTCCTGGTGCTCACCGCCGTGGTGCTGTCGTCGCGCTTCCGAGCCCGCGCCTTGGCGCTGGCCATCGTCGCCCTGGCGCTGGCCTTCTGGCTGTCTCTCCAGGACTGGGCTCCGACCCTGGCCGTCGACCTGACGGCCGGGCGCCCGACCGCCTGGTGGGCCTGGGGCGGTCTATTGGCGGCGACGGGCCTCGGCCTCGATGCCCTGTTCCGCCTCGGCTTTCGCGGCTTCGTGTCGCCCGTCCAGGGAGCACTCGTCGGCAAGCATCGGCACTGACCGGAGCGAGCCACGGGCCGTCAGGGATCGGCGACTTCCGGCGGCAGGGCGAACAGCTCCGCCGATAGCTCTGGGTTGGAGGTGATCTCTCGAACTTCGAAGGTGCGAACGTGCTGGCGATCTTCGCGCTCGAACAGCTCCGGCACCAGCACGCCGTCGTGGCGACGGTAGGCTTCGAAGTACCAGGTGCGCTGATAATCGCCACGGCGACCCGCCTGAGTGGAGGTTCGACGCACCACCGTGTGGTCGCCGGCGTCGAGATACCAGTCTTCGATACCGCCACTGGCGTGGGTCAGTCGGAGATGGTCGCAGAGGCGGCCATCGAGGTCTTCGCGAGCGATCCAGGTGACCTGGTTGGCCGAGCTCAGGAGCGGGCTTGTGAAGTCGCCCCACTCCTCGCGCAACAGGCGAGCCCGATCCCCTTCCAGACGGCGCGTCTCTCCGCCCCGGCGCGAGGAGAAGGCCCACGCTCCATCGGGGCCATGGGCCTCGATGCTCTTGCGCTCGCCGAGCTCGATCTCGAGACGAAAAGCATCGGGGCGCTGGCGGTAGAGCACGAACCGGCCGGCCTCACCGTTGAAGGTGTAGGTCCCGGAGATCTCCAGACTGTCGAGGGCCGCAAGGGCTTTGGGACCGCCCAGGCTGCTCAAATGCCCCGCGAGGACGGCGTCGACGGGGTCGTCGGTGGCGGAGACGACCGCTGACGGGCCCGCCAAGGCACCGAGGGCGAGGGTGAGGATGGCAAGTCGGGTGATTCTCACGATTCACCTCCGGACGCCTGCCGTAGGTCGTAGGCGACGATCTCGGCGACGTTGCGGACGATCAGATGTCCGCGGTAGAGGGTCGGCGAGGTCCAACTGCGACCGGAAAGGGCCTGCACTCGGCCGAGCTCGCGGTAGGCCTCGGGGTCGGCCGCGACCAGCCGCAGCTCGCCGGTCTCGGTGAGCACGATCAGCCGGCCGTCGGCATAGATCAAGGATCCCTTGCCGAGGCCGCCCCGCTTGGCCCAGGCGGTGGAAGCGTCGGCGACCTTCAGGCACTTCAGGGTGGCGTTGTCGAAGCCGTAGAGGAAGCCGTCGATCTCGACCGAGGCGTTGAAGTGGTTGCGCATGGCGCGACTGGTCCAGACTTCCTCGACCCGGCGCTCGGCGCCCTCACCGATCTCCCGCAGGAGGAGACCACCGAGGTCGTAAGAGGCCGAAAAGAAGAATTGATCTGGCGCCACCTGCACCGGAATCGCCGGCTTGACGCCGATGTCCGGGCCGAACTCGTGCCTCCAGAGGACCTTTCCCGCCGGGGTCACGGCCAGCGCATGGGTCGGGCTGAGAACGATGGCGCGCCGTTCCTTGCCCGCGCCGACGAGTAGCGGCGTGGAGTAGCCGGTGGCGTCCTCGCCGGTGGTCCAGCGGACCTCGCCGCTGGTCTTGTCGACGCCGGCCAGGGAGCGGCCGCCGGGGCCTCCGGGCTGGAGGATCAGGAGGTCGTCCGCCAGGACGATCGAGCCGGAGAAGCCGCGCCGCGGAATCTCCACTCCGAAGGCCTCTTTGAAGTCGACACTCCACTGAACAGCGCCGTCCTTGCGCCCCAGGGCATGGAGGTCGCCGCGGGAGACGAGCACGAAGACGCGATCTCCGTCGATCGCCGGCGTGCTGCGCGGGCCGTTGCCGAAGGATTCCTCGAACTGGCCGCCGACGCGGGTTCTCCAGACCTCCCGTCCGGTGGCGAGGTCGAGGCTGACGGCGTACTCGCCGTCGGCATCGGAGGTCATCGTGAAGAGGTGGTCGCCGGCGGCCGTGATGCCGGAGAAGGCGGGGCCGAGATCGAGGCGCCAGAGCTCCGGAGGGCCGTCCGCGGGCCAGCTCTCGAGCAGGCCTTTCTCGGCCGAAAGACCGTCGCCGGCAGGGCCGCGGAACTGGTTCCAAGGGCTTTCCGCCAGGGCGGTGGTACCGAGTGACACGACCACGGCGAGGCCGAGTATCGAGAGGGTGGTGATCGACTTCATGGGCGCTGCTCCTCGCGAGCCAAGGTGGACGAAGTGGGTCGGAGGAATTGTATCGGCTGGCGGTGACGGGGCCGTCGTCGCGGCTTTCGTCGGTGAATTGCAAAACATGGAAATACCTGTCGATGGCCCCGGGTTGTCTCCCGTGGCCGGTGACCAAGCCGGCTTTTCAGGTTCACATTGCCGCGTCCTTTGCGCACCGAGGCCGTCCACCCTCGGCAGGGATCCGTGTGCTCTTCGGAGCGCCCGGCGCAGCCTGCCCGATGGAGGCCGTCGCTGATGGAGCAACCCAAGATGGCACGTCTCCCTTTCTTCGCCGTAGTCCTCTTCTCGCTGGTGGTCCTGCCGCTCCCGGCGGCTTCCCAAGAGCCGTCGCCCTATCTCATCGATACAGGACCGCTGAGAATTCGTGACCAGTTTCCTCTTTCGATGGGCTATCTGGCCTTCGATCCGGTGAGTGCCGTCGTGCTCGACCGGGGAGAGTGGCAGATCGACGTCGTCACGACGCTGACCAACACCTGGGCGCAGTCGGACGTAGTCGAGGGCTTTCTCGAAGACCGGGACGGGCGACTGCCCCTGACTCGAGCCGACCTGACACGTCTCGATGGCCTCGATCCCAATCAGGGGTTGGTCTTCGTCGATGCCGAGCTGGTGCGTTCGGCGCTGGCCGTTCGCCGCGGCTTCGGGGATGGCGTTCAACTCGAGCTGGTGCTGCCGGTGCTCAACTACTCGGGAGGATTTCTCGATTCCACCATCGAGGGTTTCCACGACTCCTTCAGCTTTTCGCAGGCCGGTCGGTTGGGTGTCGAGCGAGACGATTTCCGCGCCTTCGTGTCCCATCCGGGAGGAACCTACGAGCTCGATGGAGATCCCGGAGCGCGCTTCGGTGATCTCGTGGTCGGGGCCAAGTTCCGGCTCTTCGAGCCCAACGGTGAGCGGCGATACCATCTCGCCCTCGAAACCGTGCTGGAGCTGCCCACCGGTTCCGCGAGCCAGCTGGGCTCCAACGGCGCCGTCGATGGCGGCGCTCAGCTTCTGTTCACCCGCTACTTCGAACATGCCTGCCTTCACCTGTCGGCGGGAGTGCTCTATCTCGGCGCTTGGGACGAGCTGTCGATCGGGGAGCAGGTGATGCCTTCGGCGATGGTGGCTTGGGAGCAGGGGCTGGGACCCAAGACCTCGGCCTTGGCCCAGCTGACGGTCGGCTTCAGCCCTCTCGACGACCTCGAGATCGACGAGCTCTCGGGCACCACCCTTCAGCTCACGGTTGGAGTGAAGCGGGTGGTGTTCGCCGACAAAGTGCTGTTCCTGGGGATCACTGAGAATCTCCTGCGCTTCGACAGTACGTCCGATGTCGGAGCCCATTTCGGCATCACGACGACCTTCTGAGGGTTCGGGCGAGCGCGGGTGAGCCCGGTGGGCAGGCCGAAAACAGTCGGGCAGGGCAAAAAAAGTGCCGACGCGGCGGAACACGTCGGCAAGAAAGCTTGCGGCGGAGCGAAACCTGATCCGAGGACTGCAGGCCTTGGAAGGCCCGCCCGGTTCAGGTCCGTTCCTTCCTCGACGAGTCGAGGGAGTGGTCAGATTGCTGGCTGGCCGTGGATCCGAAGGCGGGGGCGACGCCGTCGGCGGCTGTTAGCGAGCACACCGTCCACATGATGGTAGGTGCTTGACGGTTCGAAAGTGTGACAGTCGTTGGTTGAATCGCTGTCGAGCGATATGCGCGAGCTCAGGAAGGGGTCCGGCTCGGTGCCGCCGGACCGCTCGGCAGGCGCGACATGCGAGCCTGGATTTCCTGCACCCAGCGCAGGGTGGCGGTTTCCATCTCGAGCGCTCGCTGCAGCATCAGCAGGGCCATGGTGGCGTCGTCGTGGAGGCCGCTCAATCCGAGCAGGGGCAGCATCTCACTGGCCAGGTGGCGGGCTTCTCGTCCGCGGCCCTCTTGCAGATAGAGGGCGACGATGTCGAGACATACCAGGGCGGCCTCGTAGCCGATGTCTTCCGCGATGAAGCCGTTGCGGGCTCGCCGCAGCAGCTCTTCACCGCGTCGCGATTCACCGATGGTGATCAAGGCCATGCCTTCGAGCCAGTAGAGGCGCAGCAGGTCGAGGGCGCCACCGTGATCTTCGGCGAGGCGTTGCACCTTGGGTAGCAACTCCAGGAGCTGTGGGATCAGCTCGCAGTCCCGCAGGTAGGTCGCCAGGTTGTGGTACGCGACCAGCAGCAGGCGGGGCTCGCGCTCGCCATCGATCAGCTCGAGAGCTCGTTCGACCACCGGGATCGCGCCCTCCGGGTCGTCGGCATAGGACAACGTCATGGCCTTGTAGAGCAGAATTCGGCCTTCGCCGTGACGGTCTTGGAGCCAGCGATGAATGGCGGCGGCTTGGGCCAGCAGGCGGTGGGCGTCATCGAAGCGCGACTGCAGACGGCGCAGGCTGGCCAGGAAGCCGAGTAGCTCGGCGCGGGCGCGGGGGTCCTTGCTGCCCTGGGCGAGCAGTCGGTCGGCTTCGGCGAAGCTGACATCGGCGGCGCGAAAGTTCCCCAGGATGCGCGAAACGTTGCCTTGGTAGGTATGGGCCTGGGCTTTGAGGTCGAGCACCCGGGTGACTCCGTAGGTCTCCGGATCCAGCTCCTGAACCAGTCTGACGGCCCAGGCGACGAGGTTCTCGGCCCGTTTCGGGTTGTCCGACCAGCAACCCTTGATGGTGCGCAGCAGCAGGGCGACGAAGCCGGCGGAATTGAAGCGCCGAGGAAGGTCCGGACCGGTAGGATCGGCGAGGGAGTACTCGAGCTCGCGCAGTAGCTGGCGAGCCGTCGTTTGCTCTTCGACTCGGCGGTGGCGGATCTCCGTCAGGCGGTCTCCGGCGAGGAGAAAGGCGTTGTCGTAGCGGTCCTGATCGGTCACCGCTGGGAGGACCGAAGCCTTCGAACGACGGCACGAGGTGCGCAGCGTCTTGAGCCACTGGGAAGATGCCGAAGGGACCATTCCAAAGGGCGATTCGACGCTCAGCAGGGCCTCGACGAGGAGCTGCGGCGCGAGGCTCGCCTCGACCCCGGAGGCGCGGAGAATCTCGTTCGCCTCGGCGCGCTGCTCGCTGAGCAGCGCGGCCATTCGACGGTGGGCCTTGCCTTTGGATTGATCCATTGCTTGGATTATGTACCTTCGCATCTTCTGAAACAAGGGTGCGGGCTCGAAGCGAATTCGGGACAAAGATCGTGGCGCACGCCTTCCAGCCGGCGCCTCGAGACCGCAATCCCTCGACATTTTACTGATCTTCCGAAGGCCTTCCGACCGGCCGGTGCGGCTGGCCGAGCCGGTGACCGGAGACCGCGCCAAGCTTCTCCGACGGTCCCGTTCGTACTCTTCGCGGGGGTGTCCGACTCATCCCTGTCGACCGCCCGGATCGAGCTGGCCGCGCCGGTCCTGGGGCCCATCTTGCTGGTTGTTCCGAGGCCGCTGCGGCCGGTTGTCCTGGCCTTCAGCCGAGAACTGGAGAACCAGACTTCGGACCCACGAGAAGTCGAGCCAGGCGTCACGGGCTTGGTGCTTGGGGGCTTCCACCGCGGCTTGCGAGGGAGCGGCGAGGAGGGTGGGGGAGGAGAGGGCGGAAATCAGGGCCAGGGCGATGAGTATCTTGAGCTTCACGGAGACTCCTTTGGTTTTCTTCGATGGGGCGAACCCCGGATGGGGTGGGCCGACCGGCTGCCCGAGCAGCCATTTCGTGCAAACTCTAAATTAACGTAAGTAATAAAGCAACCAAATAAGCTCCGGAACCGGGATATACAGGATGGGGGATTTGCGACTTTGGCGATTTCTCTGACCAGGGCTTGGATCGGACCCTGGCAAAGGTTGGGGTCGCGGCTGGTCGCAGGGCAGGCAAAAGAGGGCGCCGCGTGCCTTATAATTCGGAAAAGCCGACGAACCGTGTTTTTGCTTTGGGGGGTCATCGAGTGCGCTTCGCCTTAAGTCGGGCTACGGTGTGGATTGCCGTGGGCTTGTTGAGTGGCTCCGGAATCGCGGCGCAGGAGGAGCGGCGGTTCGATTTCGAGGTCGAGGTCAAGACCCACTATCGCGACTCGGAGCCATTGCGCCTGCAGCTTCCTCTGCTGCGACTCCCGGACGGCACGCCCCTGCTGCCGGAGGCGCCGGCCCTCGAGACGGTCGATCCCGGAACTCATCTCGAGGTGTCGACGGCCACCCTCTATGTCGATGCCGAGTGGGGTGACAGCCTCGCCGCTCACCTCAAGATCGACGTCATCGATCTCTACGACCGCAATCCCACGTCGACGGATCAGGACGTCGACGTCGACGAGGCATGGATTCGACTGGGTCGCGAGAGCGAGCCGGCGATCCTGCCGGAGCGCTCCGGGGGTTACGTCAAGATCGGCAAGTTCCCGCACTTCGAGCGCCAGGACGATCGCCATCTGGAGAGCTACGGTCTGGTATCGACGGCCTTCAATCGCTTCGAGGATCTCGGTCTCGAGGCCGGCGTCGATCTCGGCCGCCACGTTTACCTGAAGGCCTCGGCGACGCAGGGAAACCCGGTCTTTATGCGCGACCCCAATGCGCTGGCCGGAGACAACGGCACCCGCGACCAGGTGGTCCTCGGCCGGGCGCCGCGGCTCAACAGCGGAATCGTGATCCCCTACGACGCCGAGGTCGAAGACATCAATGGAGAAACCGACCTTGAGATCGGCCTCGGCCTCGGAGTGCGCTTCGGCGGCGCCGCCGGCGACGACGGCGTCGACGCCCTGGTCTGGGGCTATCGCCGTGATCTGGCCGAGACGGTGGTTCTCGAGGGCACCGAGTACGGCGGTGACCTCGACCTGCTGGGCGGACCCCTCAATCTGTTCCCGTTCCCCACCACCGGCGATGAGAAGGAAGAGTTCGGGGTCAACCTGTGGGCTTATTGGGGCGGCTTCACGGGCTTTCTGCAGGCCGTCGATCAGGATCTCGCCGGCCTCGAGCGTACCGGCCTGGAAGTCGAGCTGGCGTGGCGCTTCGATCTTCCGGTGCGCTGGGCCGTCGGAGGACGCCAGCTCTTTCCCTATATCGCTCCAGCGGTTCGCTATTCGCGTCTCGAGCCGGACTTCGGCAATCCCGCCGGTGGCCCGACGCCGAGCTTCACCTGGGAGTGGGAGAAGGTCGACCTCGGCTTGCGTTTGGGGTTGGTTCCGGGCGCCGACCTGACGATCGAGCATGCCGACAACGAGTTCATCCTCGCCTCCGGGGCGTCCGTCGGCAACGACGAGCTCTTGACGACGGTCCGTTGGCGTTTCGGGCGGGGGAGCGGTTCTTGATCCGACGTTTCGGGGCCTGCCATGCCCTGATCCTGCTGGCCGCGGTGCTGGCGCCGGCCTCGGTGGCTTCGGCCGCGGTGCTGTCGGGACAGGTGCAGCTCGTCACTCGCAGCGGTCGACCGATCACGACCAGCGGTGACGTGGTGGTGATCTATCAGCCAGACCAAGGGCTGGAGAATCTGCAGCCCCTCGAGCTCGAGATCGAAACCCGCAAAAAGAAGTTCACCCCGCGGGTCACGGTGCTGCCGGTCGGCAGCTCGGTGCGATTCCCGAATCGCGATCCCATCCTGCACAACGTCTTTTCGGTGTCGAAGGGCAATGCCTTCGACCTCGGTCTCTACCGCGCCGGTGCCGGCGAGACGGCGGTCTTCGAAACGGCCGGTCTGGTGAGGGTCTACTGCAACGTTCACCAGGAGATGGTGGCCTACGTCTGGGTGGTCGAGACGCCGCACACCACGATCGCCGACGGCAAGGGGCAGTTTCGTCTCGAAGGTCTCCCGGACGGCCCTGGAACCTTGACCGTCTGGCATGAACGAAGCGACGTCAAGGTGGTTGAGCTGGCCGCGCCGCGAGCGCTTCGGGAACCGCTGCGCCTGCGGGCCTATCGACCGCGGGTGCCGAAACACCTCAACAAGTTCGGGAGATCCTACGGGCGTTCGCGACGTGACCGCTACTAAATCGAAGGGCTGGTCTCCGGGCCTGGGGGCTCGGATCTTCCTGATGACCGGGCTGTTCATCGCCCTGGCCGTCGGAGCGGCCTTGCTCTATGCCTTTCTGGAGGCGCGCGGTATTGCCGGCGAGAGCGTCGCGGAGGACTTGAGGGAGAGCTCCGCAGCCCTCGCCGAGCTGCGCGAGGTGCGCCTCGATCGCCTCGATTTCGATGCCCGCCAGCTCGCCGGCGACCCCTATGTCGCGGCCCTCTTCGCCGAGGCCGCTGATTCCGGCGACAGCCTCTCGATTCGCGACCTGCTCGAGGAGCGGCAAGGGGATGTCGGCTACGACTTCGCGACCGTCGTGACCCTGGACGGTGTGGTGGCGGCCTGGACCGGTCGTCCCGATGCCGCCGGCACCGATCTCTCGCGGCGGCCGCTGTTGGCGACCGCCCTCGACGAGGGGGCGGCGGCCGGCTTCTGGCGAGACCAAGACTCTCTCTACGACGCCGTCGCGGTGCCCGTGGGGCGGGGTTTCGAGCTGCTGGGTTATCTGGTCACCGGCTACCGCTCCGCCGGCGGCGTCGAAGAGACCGCCGCCCTGAGCAGCTCCCAGCTGGCCTATGCCGCCCCTGCCGCGAGCGCCCTCGAGCTGCGCGGCACGACCCTCGGCGACGATGTCCACCGGGCCCTGATCGCCTCCCTGGCGCGACACCAGGCCGAGGTCGAGCGGGTACTGGAGAGCGGTGACACCGTCGAAGGGTTGGAGCTCGACCTCGCCGGTGCCCCTTGGCTGGCGCAGCTCGATCCTCTGCGGGACGCCTCCGGAGAGCCCGTCGCCCTGGCCGTCACCCTCGACTCCCTCGACCGTCGGATGGCTCCCTTCCGCGCCATCAGCCGCGCCCTGCTGTGGGCGGGCATCGGGTCGGTGTTGTTGGCCCTGGCGCTGAGCTACTGGTTCGCCCACCGCACGCTGCAGCCGGTGCGGCGCCTGGTGACAGCGGCGACCGCGGCCCGTTCCGGCGACTACGACCAGGAGATCGCCGTCGAGCGCGGTGACGAGGTCGGAGAGCTGGCCGGGTCGTTCAACGCCTTGATGAGCGATCTGCGCGAAAAACGTGACATGGAGAGCTATCTCTCGGAGCTCTCGCGCAGCTTGCCGGAGGGTGGTTTGGCGCCGACCGCGCGCCAGGTGTCGGCCTTGCGCGGCCTCGATGGGGTGCTGGTGGCGATCGAGTTCCGCGGCCTCGCCCGGGGAACTTCCGATGCCGCCAAGGCGGCCCGCCAATGGGACGCCTCGGTGCGCATCGTCGAGCAGGTGGTCGAGCGCCGCGGCGGCGCCATCGACGCCCTCGCCGGCCATCGCCTGTGGGCACGATTCGAGGGCGAGGATCGC from the Acidobacteriota bacterium genome contains:
- a CDS encoding PQQ-binding-like beta-propeller repeat protein → MKSITTLSILGLAVVVSLGTTALAESPWNQFRGPAGDGLSAEKGLLESWPADGPPELWRLDLGPAFSGITAAGDHLFTMTSDADGEYAVSLDLATGREVWRTRVGGQFEESFGNGPRSTPAIDGDRVFVLVSRGDLHALGRKDGAVQWSVDFKEAFGVEIPRRGFSGSIVLADDLLILQPGGPGGRSLAGVDKTSGEVRWTTGEDATGYSTPLLVGAGKERRAIVLSPTHALAVTPAGKVLWRHEFGPDIGVKPAIPVQVAPDQFFFSASYDLGGLLLREIGEGAERRVEEVWTSRAMRNHFNASVEIDGFLYGFDNATLKCLKVADASTAWAKRGGLGKGSLIYADGRLIVLTETGELRLVAADPEAYRELGRVQALSGRSWTSPTLYRGHLIVRNVAEIVAYDLRQASGGES
- a CDS encoding DUF3187 family protein, whose product is MARLPFFAVVLFSLVVLPLPAASQEPSPYLIDTGPLRIRDQFPLSMGYLAFDPVSAVVLDRGEWQIDVVTTLTNTWAQSDVVEGFLEDRDGRLPLTRADLTRLDGLDPNQGLVFVDAELVRSALAVRRGFGDGVQLELVLPVLNYSGGFLDSTIEGFHDSFSFSQAGRLGVERDDFRAFVSHPGGTYELDGDPGARFGDLVVGAKFRLFEPNGERRYHLALETVLELPTGSASQLGSNGAVDGGAQLLFTRYFEHACLHLSAGVLYLGAWDELSIGEQVMPSAMVAWEQGLGPKTSALAQLTVGFSPLDDLEIDELSGTTLQLTVGVKRVVFADKVLFLGITENLLRFDSTSDVGAHFGITTTF
- a CDS encoding methylamine utilization protein, whose amino-acid sequence is MIRRFGACHALILLAAVLAPASVASAAVLSGQVQLVTRSGRPITTSGDVVVIYQPDQGLENLQPLELEIETRKKKFTPRVTVLPVGSSVRFPNRDPILHNVFSVSKGNAFDLGLYRAGAGETAVFETAGLVRVYCNVHQEMVAYVWVVETPHTTIADGKGQFRLEGLPDGPGTLTVWHERSDVKVVELAAPRALREPLRLRAYRPRVPKHLNKFGRSYGRSRRDRY
- a CDS encoding protein kinase; this translates as MTGLFIALAVGAALLYAFLEARGIAGESVAEDLRESSAALAELREVRLDRLDFDARQLAGDPYVAALFAEAADSGDSLSIRDLLEERQGDVGYDFATVVTLDGVVAAWTGRPDAAGTDLSRRPLLATALDEGAAAGFWRDQDSLYDAVAVPVGRGFELLGYLVTGYRSAGGVEETAALSSSQLAYAAPAASALELRGTTLGDDVHRALIASLARHQAEVERVLESGDTVEGLELDLAGAPWLAQLDPLRDASGEPVALAVTLDSLDRRMAPFRAISRALLWAGIGSVLLALALSYWFAHRTLQPVRRLVTAATAARSGDYDQEIAVERGDEVGELAGSFNALMSDLREKRDMESYLSELSRSLPEGGLAPTARQVSALRGLDGVLVAIEFRGLARGTSDAAKAARQWDASVRIVEQVVERRGGAIDALAGHRLWARFEGEDRGPRALAAAAEILQGFEEGDLPVLALTRGRCTVGSSSGDGRPRALLVGPAVQQLEGLVREASPGEIIFGRPIFEELSDYLQKAGFSLAERRGVLIPQPLYILSGRLASRLTATVPRVTTTTPTAAMPVRPTLSDIGPGSLVGGRFEILSVLGAGGMGVVYKARDRELEDLVAVKMLRSDRWRDTALVERLKEELKLARKITHPNVLRTFDLGEIDGTPFISMEYVRGVTLRFLLDRTDRLPYSAGLRLARQLCLGLEAAHQVGVVHRDIKPENLILEPNGNAKLMDFGIARPVDRMTPGQTTDGSIVGTPQYLAPEVLEGNEADPRSDLYAVGVVLYEMFTGALPFAGTPLEVIAATVREEPRPPRDLWPEIPPSLADLIQDCLHKQPEERPSSAGALIARLDGLRA